One window of Marinobacterium aestuarii genomic DNA carries:
- the rarD gene encoding EamA family transporter RarD, with protein MDENTRKGVIYALTAYTIWGIAPVYFKQMQHIAAPEILAHRIVWSFVLTLGLIALFNKRELLLTTLRNGRARWALMASTTLIALNWGVFIWAVNNNYMLDVSLGYYVNPLINILLGMLFFRERLDRVRTIAAILCLLAVVFEVVQFGRLPWIALVVAFSFAFYGLVRKKLGVDSFTGMALETGLLLPVAMGYLLFTTSPTSDLLVNPAWTNLLLFAAGPITMVPLMCFAAAANRISLTALGFFQYIGPSGMFLLAVFVYDEPLSPEKLVTFGLIWLALILLSVDSLYKLRRRRAIAQA; from the coding sequence ATGGACGAGAACACCCGCAAAGGTGTGATTTACGCACTCACGGCCTATACGATCTGGGGCATAGCGCCGGTCTATTTCAAGCAGATGCAGCATATAGCCGCGCCCGAGATATTGGCGCACCGCATTGTCTGGTCCTTTGTGCTTACGCTGGGGCTGATTGCGCTGTTTAACAAGCGCGAACTGCTGCTGACAACCCTGCGCAATGGCCGTGCCCGCTGGGCGCTGATGGCTTCCACCACCCTGATTGCGCTCAACTGGGGGGTGTTTATCTGGGCGGTGAACAACAATTACATGCTGGATGTGAGCCTGGGATATTACGTTAACCCGCTGATCAATATCCTGCTGGGCATGCTGTTCTTTCGTGAGCGGCTCGACAGGGTGCGCACTATCGCGGCGATTCTGTGCCTGCTGGCGGTGGTGTTTGAAGTGGTGCAATTTGGCCGTCTGCCCTGGATTGCGCTGGTGGTCGCCTTCAGCTTTGCGTTTTATGGCCTGGTGCGCAAGAAGCTTGGCGTCGACAGCTTTACCGGCATGGCGCTGGAAACCGGTCTGCTGCTGCCGGTGGCCATGGGGTATCTGCTGTTCACGACCAGCCCGACCAGCGATCTGCTGGTCAATCCCGCCTGGACCAATCTGCTGCTGTTTGCCGCCGGCCCCATCACCATGGTGCCGCTGATGTGCTTTGCTGCGGCGGCCAACCGCATCAGCCTCACGGCACTGGGATTCTTCCAGTACATAGGCCCCAGCGGCATGTTTCTGCTGGCGGTGTTTGTCTATGACGAACCCCTGAGCCCGGAAAAGCTGGTGACTTTCGGCCTGATCTGGCTGGCGCTGATCCTGCTGAGCGTCGACTCGCTCTACAAACTGCGCCGCAGGCGTGCCATCGCACAGGCCTGA
- a CDS encoding alkaline phosphatase D family protein: MKRRNFLQGSALFGCGLLMNAAQASAADARPLLEQGIQVGDVLSDRAIVWGRSDRPARMWVEWARREDFSDAVAVRGPWALPQGDFTSQVELVGLPAGERIFVRVGYRDAEDDTMSDWVNGSFMTAPLLAAPVRFLWSGDTAGQGFGINPEIGGMKIYRTMADQAPDFFVHSGDTIYADGPIPESIEVEDGKLWKNLVTPEVSKVAETLNEFRGRYRYNLLDENVRHFNSQVAQLWQWDDHEVVNNYSASKDLSGDERYQVKSVGLLQARASRAFFDYAPLRQTGPQGSDRIYRALPFGPLLDRFMLDLRSYRGPNSANMQVAAGADTVLLGQDQLQWLLGELKASKATWKAVFCDMPIGLHVADGDNWEAVANGDNGEARGRELEIAWLLKAIKAAGIENVVWFTADVHYTAAHYYDPAKAREKDFSPFWEFVSGPLNAGSFGPNAQDDTFGLQVKYQKAPEQPNMSPFAGLQFFGQVDIDPKSRAMTVTLKDLENASLFTQVLTPA, translated from the coding sequence ATGAAAAGACGTAATTTTCTGCAGGGTTCAGCCCTGTTTGGTTGTGGCTTGCTGATGAACGCGGCCCAGGCATCCGCGGCGGACGCCCGACCTTTGCTGGAACAGGGCATTCAGGTGGGTGATGTACTGAGCGACCGCGCCATCGTCTGGGGCCGCAGCGACCGCCCCGCACGCATGTGGGTTGAGTGGGCCCGCCGTGAAGATTTTTCCGATGCTGTGGCGGTGCGCGGCCCCTGGGCACTGCCGCAGGGGGACTTTACCAGCCAGGTCGAACTCGTTGGCCTGCCCGCAGGCGAGCGTATCTTTGTGCGCGTGGGCTACCGCGATGCTGAAGACGACACAATGTCTGACTGGGTCAACGGCAGTTTTATGACGGCACCGCTGCTGGCGGCACCCGTGCGTTTTCTCTGGTCCGGCGATACGGCGGGGCAGGGGTTTGGCATTAACCCCGAAATTGGCGGCATGAAAATCTACCGCACCATGGCGGACCAGGCGCCGGACTTCTTTGTTCACAGCGGCGATACCATCTATGCCGACGGCCCCATCCCCGAATCGATCGAGGTGGAAGACGGCAAGCTGTGGAAAAATCTGGTGACGCCGGAAGTCAGCAAGGTGGCCGAAACCCTGAACGAATTCCGTGGCCGCTATCGCTACAACCTGCTGGACGAGAACGTGCGCCACTTCAACAGTCAGGTGGCGCAGCTGTGGCAGTGGGATGATCACGAAGTCGTAAACAACTATTCGGCCTCCAAGGACCTGTCCGGCGATGAGCGCTATCAGGTCAAGAGTGTGGGCCTGCTGCAGGCACGGGCCAGCCGCGCTTTTTTTGATTACGCACCGCTGCGCCAGACAGGCCCCCAGGGCAGTGATCGCATCTACCGGGCGCTGCCTTTTGGCCCCTTGCTGGATCGTTTCATGCTGGATCTGCGCTCCTACCGCGGTCCCAACAGCGCCAACATGCAGGTGGCTGCGGGCGCCGATACGGTACTGCTGGGGCAGGATCAGCTGCAGTGGCTGCTGGGTGAACTCAAAGCCTCGAAGGCGACCTGGAAAGCAGTGTTCTGTGATATGCCCATCGGGCTGCATGTGGCGGACGGCGACAACTGGGAAGCCGTGGCCAACGGTGATAACGGTGAAGCCCGCGGCCGTGAGCTGGAGATCGCCTGGCTGCTGAAGGCGATCAAGGCCGCCGGTATCGAAAATGTGGTCTGGTTTACCGCCGATGTGCATTACACCGCCGCGCATTATTATGATCCTGCCAAGGCGCGTGAGAAAGATTTCTCGCCCTTCTGGGAATTCGTGTCCGGGCCGCTGAATGCCGGTTCTTTCGGGCCCAATGCCCAGGACGATACCTTCGGCCTGCAGGTGAAATACCAGAAGGCACCGGAACAACCCAATATGTCGCCCTTTGCCGGGCTGCAGTTTTTTGGTCAGGTCGATATAGATCCAAAAAGCCGTGCCATGACCGTGACCCTGAAGGATCTGGAGAACGCGTCCCTCTTTACCCAGGTACTGACACCGGCCTGA
- a CDS encoding C13 family peptidase: protein MTDSPRDAWDQPVQSAPEQAPVVNPQDDDGALPDTRALNSPAQTQPGLFHALGLNLRAGIKLALGHTPAPAELHSGLEQCLLLGTLLLGLELGGSFLSTEAPALFDAYGLNYLGASWLLSLFMLLLVTRLAGGTRASFAPLLVAFLSAALWITLISQLLWQAQQYLVLSETLTWGLFVVLLLWQWRVLVRLLHGFAGARPLRAFVLGGFYSLVLLASLWILPRTELWYTDEATEQATQPPGARLDVETVFYAQPGLMQQSLAALQPQRPGVTDLYLLALGGFGLEDVFLKEVEFVREQFDRQYDTAGRSLILANNPARVSQYPLASRPNLAQGLQGVAQKMDTAEDVLFLFMTSHGSRDHRFSLEFGAIELNDLTPQQVRQALDDAGIRWRVILVSSCFSGGFIEALQSPETLVITAAAADRTSFGCGVDSDFTYFGTAYFKQALPRQPRFIQAFDLANSWVSDREQQEDISASQPQIFVGDAIAKKLDNLYREPKLQTAFSLAMPDESSACDGDDSQSAACQP from the coding sequence ATGACCGACTCACCACGCGACGCCTGGGATCAGCCCGTGCAGTCTGCGCCGGAACAGGCTCCTGTCGTTAATCCGCAGGATGACGACGGCGCCCTGCCCGATACCAGGGCGCTGAATTCCCCTGCGCAAACGCAGCCTGGGCTGTTTCATGCCTTGGGGCTGAATCTGCGCGCCGGTATCAAGCTGGCGCTGGGGCACACGCCTGCGCCGGCGGAGCTGCACAGCGGGCTGGAACAGTGTCTGTTACTGGGCACGTTGTTGCTCGGGCTGGAGCTGGGCGGCAGCTTCCTGAGTACTGAAGCGCCGGCGCTGTTCGATGCCTATGGGCTCAACTATCTGGGTGCCAGCTGGCTGCTGAGCCTGTTTATGCTGTTGCTGGTGACGCGCCTGGCGGGCGGTACGCGGGCGAGCTTTGCGCCGCTGCTGGTCGCCTTTCTCAGCGCCGCCCTGTGGATAACTCTGATCTCGCAACTGCTGTGGCAGGCCCAGCAGTATCTGGTGCTGTCGGAAACCCTGACCTGGGGGCTCTTTGTCGTCCTGCTGCTGTGGCAATGGCGGGTTCTGGTGCGGCTGCTGCATGGCTTTGCCGGGGCCAGGCCGCTGCGGGCCTTTGTGCTGGGCGGGTTTTACAGTCTGGTGCTGCTGGCGAGTCTTTGGATTCTGCCCCGCACCGAGCTCTGGTATACCGATGAAGCCACCGAGCAGGCGACACAGCCACCGGGGGCCAGGCTGGACGTCGAGACTGTTTTCTATGCTCAGCCCGGCCTGATGCAGCAGAGCCTGGCGGCGCTGCAGCCACAACGCCCCGGGGTGACAGATCTGTATCTGCTGGCGCTGGGGGGCTTTGGGCTGGAGGATGTGTTCCTTAAAGAGGTGGAGTTTGTGCGCGAGCAGTTCGATCGCCAGTACGACACCGCCGGTCGTTCCCTGATACTGGCCAACAATCCTGCCAGGGTGAGTCAGTACCCGCTGGCCAGCCGGCCCAACCTTGCCCAGGGGCTGCAGGGCGTGGCACAGAAGATGGACACAGCCGAGGATGTGCTCTTTCTGTTTATGACCTCCCACGGCAGCCGTGATCATCGCTTTTCGCTGGAATTCGGCGCCATCGAGCTGAATGACCTGACACCGCAGCAGGTACGCCAGGCGCTGGATGATGCCGGTATCCGCTGGCGCGTTATTCTGGTGTCGAGCTGCTTTTCCGGTGGCTTTATCGAGGCGTTGCAGAGTCCTGAAACCCTGGTGATTACCGCGGCGGCGGCGGACAGAACCTCCTTTGGCTGTGGTGTCGACAGCGACTTTACCTACTTCGGCACCGCCTATTTCAAGCAGGCGCTACCGCGGCAGCCGCGCTTTATCCAGGCGTTCGATCTGGCCAACAGCTGGGTGAGCGACAGGGAGCAGCAGGAGGACATCAGCGCCTCGCAGCCGCAGATCTTTGTCGGGGATGCCATCGCCAAGAAACTGGATAACCTCTATCGTGAACCCAAGCTGCAAACGGCCTTCAGCCTCGCCATGCCGGATGAATCGTCGGCCTGTGATGGTGATGACAGCCAAAGCGCTGCCTGTCAGCCCTGA
- a CDS encoding MarR family winged helix-turn-helix transcriptional regulator, translating to MKPRLREHTVTTWARLVRTETTLIDRVQKALKAAKLPPLGWYDVLLELKRAPGGELRQYEIGAQTLLTKYNLSRLVDRLQREGLVERHACAEDGRGNLVRITAAGVELLQRMWPVYGAVLEQQFESRLSADEILALDNILQKLD from the coding sequence ATGAAGCCACGACTGCGCGAACACACCGTCACGACCTGGGCCCGGCTGGTACGCACCGAAACGACGCTGATCGATCGGGTGCAAAAGGCGCTTAAGGCCGCAAAACTGCCGCCCCTGGGCTGGTACGATGTTTTGCTGGAACTAAAACGCGCGCCGGGGGGAGAGCTGCGCCAGTATGAAATTGGTGCACAGACGCTGCTGACGAAGTACAACCTGTCACGCCTGGTGGATCGTCTGCAGCGCGAAGGCCTGGTGGAGCGTCATGCCTGTGCCGAAGATGGCCGCGGCAATCTTGTGCGTATTACGGCGGCGGGTGTCGAGTTGCTGCAGCGCATGTGGCCGGTGTATGGCGCCGTGCTCGAACAGCAGTTTGAAAGCCGGCTCAGTGCCGATGAAATCCTCGCGCTGGACAATATCCTGCAAAAATTGGATTAG
- a CDS encoding rhodanese-like domain-containing protein, which yields MNKPMNELSYSTITRDALKARLDAGEPTLIVEALPARYYDAEHLPGAINLPHDEIRLLAPSALPDKDATIVVYCASTECQNSSIAARTLTAAGYRNVMEFVEGKQGWLEAGYPMEASTD from the coding sequence ATGAACAAGCCCATGAACGAACTCAGCTACAGCACTATTACGCGTGACGCCCTCAAGGCACGTCTGGATGCAGGCGAGCCGACACTGATCGTCGAAGCCCTGCCTGCGCGCTACTACGACGCCGAACACCTGCCCGGCGCCATCAATCTGCCCCATGACGAAATCCGCCTGCTCGCCCCCAGCGCACTGCCCGACAAGGACGCCACCATAGTGGTGTACTGCGCCAGCACCGAATGCCAGAACTCCAGCATCGCCGCCCGCACCCTGACCGCTGCGGGCTATCGCAACGTGATGGAGTTCGTCGAAGGCAAACAAGGCTGGCTGGAAGCCGGTTATCCGATGGAGGCCTCAACGGATTAA
- a CDS encoding NAD(P)-dependent oxidoreductase → MNVLVIGASGATGRLLVAQLLDQGIRVRAIVRSAGALPEDIRQQALCSLIEASVHDIDVAEMAQHLQGCDVVALCLGHNLTFKGVFGHPRMLVRDTVRTLCQAIRQNGAAAPVRLILMNTSGNSNRDLAEKTSFGQKSVIALLRLLLPPHLDNERAADYLRIEVGQSDRHIEWAAVRPDSLSDEDQVTPYDLHASPIRDPIFDSGNSSRINVAHLMAELASNDSLWRQWKGKMPVIYNAC, encoded by the coding sequence ATGAATGTTTTGGTGATTGGCGCCAGCGGTGCCACGGGGCGCTTGCTGGTGGCGCAGTTGTTGGATCAGGGAATAAGGGTCAGGGCGATTGTGCGCTCCGCCGGTGCGTTGCCTGAGGATATCCGGCAACAGGCACTCTGCAGCCTTATCGAGGCTAGCGTGCACGATATTGACGTCGCAGAGATGGCGCAGCACCTCCAGGGCTGCGATGTGGTGGCACTGTGCCTGGGACACAACCTGACCTTCAAGGGGGTCTTCGGCCACCCGCGCATGCTGGTGCGGGATACGGTACGCACCCTGTGCCAGGCGATCAGGCAGAATGGCGCTGCGGCGCCGGTGCGCCTGATTCTGATGAACACCAGCGGCAACTCGAATCGTGATCTGGCGGAGAAAACCTCCTTTGGCCAGAAGTCTGTTATCGCGCTGCTGCGGCTGTTGTTGCCGCCCCATCTGGATAACGAAAGGGCCGCGGACTATCTGCGTATCGAGGTGGGCCAGTCGGACCGCCATATCGAATGGGCGGCGGTCCGGCCCGACAGCCTGAGCGATGAAGATCAGGTCACTCCATATGACCTCCATGCCTCACCCATCCGGGATCCCATTTTTGATTCCGGCAACAGCAGTCGCATCAATGTGGCGCACCTGATGGCGGAGCTCGCCAGTAACGATAGCCTGTGGCGCCAATGGAAGGGGAAGATGCCGGTTATTTACAATGCCTGCTGA
- a CDS encoding TraX family protein, translated as MTDSATQHSRNFSLPSLALSSGSVEALKWIALMLMTGDHLNRFLFDGTVPFLFELGRLALPIFVFVLACNLARPGQLERGSYPRTMQRLALFGALASVPFIALGDLQHAGWWPLNILFSLLVLTTILYLLERNDRLAAAVLFMVGGSLIEYSWLGLSLGVAVWIYCKRPSVPAAAVTLLACAGLWLSNGNFWALAAVPLILGATRLNLQLPRLRWFFYAYYPLHLGLIWLVRDLVGGMG; from the coding sequence ATGACTGACAGCGCCACCCAGCATAGCCGCAACTTTTCCCTGCCCTCCCTTGCCCTGTCCAGTGGTAGCGTCGAGGCGCTGAAATGGATCGCGCTAATGTTGATGACGGGGGATCACCTCAACCGCTTCCTGTTCGACGGCACAGTGCCGTTTCTGTTTGAACTCGGCCGCCTTGCCCTGCCGATCTTCGTGTTTGTACTGGCCTGCAACCTGGCTCGCCCGGGCCAGCTTGAGCGCGGCAGCTACCCGCGCACTATGCAGCGCCTGGCGCTATTCGGTGCCCTTGCATCTGTACCCTTCATCGCCCTGGGGGACCTGCAGCACGCCGGCTGGTGGCCGCTGAACATTCTATTTTCACTGCTGGTACTGACCACCATCCTGTACCTGCTCGAGCGCAACGACCGGCTAGCCGCCGCTGTGCTCTTTATGGTGGGCGGCAGCCTGATCGAATACAGCTGGCTGGGGCTCAGCCTTGGTGTGGCCGTCTGGATCTACTGCAAAAGACCCTCAGTGCCCGCGGCAGCTGTGACCCTGCTCGCCTGCGCGGGCCTCTGGCTCAGCAATGGCAACTTTTGGGCACTGGCCGCTGTCCCGCTGATCCTGGGCGCCACACGCCTCAACCTGCAGCTACCCCGCCTGCGCTGGTTCTTCTACGCCTACTACCCGCTGCATCTGGGCCTGATCTGGCTGGTTCGTGATCTGGTAGGCGGCATGGGGTAA
- a CDS encoding BCCT family transporter yields the protein MTDSSPDSGEIETDFTVGQDNIDGNLGPIGFDIHNPVFVISGLTAVGFVLLTLIFPDQAGATFAAVRDFTITKLDWFFMIIVNFFVIFCIALIFMPISKVRLGGKDAVPEYSYLEWFAMLFAAGMGIGLLFFGVLEPVYHMNVSGPLGVASPIAADGSIIGENVEAARAMGLAATFYHWGLHGWAVYAIMALALSLFTYNKGLPFSIRSCFYPVLGDRVWGWWGHIIDILAVFATLFGLATSLGLGAQQANAGFNFAFGLGISTNAQVIIIILVTAVALVSVWRGLDGGVKILSEINMGIAVLFFLFVLLAGPTLVGLNGFWTGLVAYTRDIIPLSNPFGRTDDAYRQGWTAFYWAWWISWAPFVGMFIARVSRGRTVREFIICVLLIPSLIIFVWMGVFGGIAIDQILVSPETSLVKANVIDSYSPELSLFGMLNELPFTRTASTIAIFLALVFFVTSSDSGSLVVDTITAGGKIDAPVPQRIFWCVIEGLIAIVLLIGGGLSALQAGVTATGLPFSVLMLVMCYTVFQGLRSEPR from the coding sequence ATGACAGACTCATCACCTGACAGTGGCGAAATCGAAACTGATTTCACGGTTGGACAGGACAATATAGACGGTAATCTTGGCCCGATCGGGTTCGATATTCATAATCCGGTATTCGTTATTTCCGGATTGACCGCCGTCGGTTTTGTTCTCCTGACATTGATTTTCCCGGACCAGGCCGGAGCCACCTTTGCGGCTGTGCGTGACTTTACGATCACCAAGCTCGACTGGTTCTTCATGATTATCGTGAATTTCTTCGTGATATTCTGTATCGCGTTGATTTTTATGCCGATATCGAAGGTGAGGCTGGGCGGGAAGGACGCCGTACCTGAATATTCCTACCTTGAATGGTTTGCCATGCTTTTCGCCGCGGGCATGGGTATTGGTCTCTTGTTCTTCGGTGTTCTTGAGCCCGTTTACCACATGAACGTTTCGGGGCCCTTGGGTGTTGCCTCACCCATCGCTGCAGATGGCAGCATTATCGGGGAGAACGTCGAGGCGGCGCGGGCAATGGGACTGGCGGCAACCTTTTATCACTGGGGCCTGCACGGCTGGGCGGTCTACGCCATTATGGCCCTGGCGCTTTCACTTTTCACTTACAACAAGGGTTTGCCATTTTCGATCCGTTCCTGCTTTTACCCAGTTCTGGGTGATCGCGTTTGGGGTTGGTGGGGGCACATCATTGATATCCTGGCGGTTTTTGCCACTCTTTTCGGTTTGGCAACGTCTTTGGGACTGGGAGCACAACAGGCCAATGCGGGTTTCAACTTTGCTTTCGGACTGGGAATCTCGACCAATGCTCAGGTGATTATCATCATTCTGGTGACGGCGGTTGCCCTGGTTTCGGTGTGGCGCGGTCTTGATGGCGGCGTAAAAATCCTCTCTGAAATCAACATGGGGATCGCGGTACTTTTCTTCCTCTTCGTTCTCTTGGCCGGACCGACACTGGTGGGTTTGAACGGCTTCTGGACAGGGCTTGTCGCCTATACCCGGGACATTATCCCGCTCTCAAACCCCTTTGGCCGCACGGATGACGCCTACCGCCAAGGCTGGACCGCATTCTACTGGGCGTGGTGGATATCATGGGCGCCTTTTGTAGGCATGTTCATCGCCCGCGTTTCGCGCGGTCGCACGGTGCGTGAATTCATCATCTGTGTATTGCTGATCCCGTCCCTGATCATCTTTGTCTGGATGGGTGTATTCGGCGGCATCGCGATTGATCAGATCCTCGTCAGCCCGGAAACCTCGCTGGTGAAAGCCAATGTGATCGACAGCTATTCACCCGAGCTTTCTCTTTTCGGCATGCTAAATGAATTGCCGTTCACCAGGACAGCATCGACGATAGCCATTTTTCTGGCGCTCGTGTTCTTCGTTACCTCGTCGGATTCCGGATCACTCGTCGTCGATACAATTACGGCTGGAGGCAAAATTGATGCACCGGTGCCCCAGCGCATTTTCTGGTGTGTTATCGAAGGCTTGATTGCGATTGTGCTCTTGATTGGTGGCGGTTTGTCGGCACTTCAAGCGGGTGTAACCGCAACCGGACTGCCATTCTCTGTGCTCATGCTGGTAATGTGCTACACGGTGTTCCAAGGCTTGCGTAGCGAACCACGCTAG
- a CDS encoding IS630 family transposase: protein MNTDARKLSTEQQELLRQQAIRLRLKGKTFREIGQLLNVHPDTVGRWYQRYEAGGKAALTVQKRGPKNKPRRLTEAQEQRVIEAVKDQMPDQYKLGFALWTRRAIAQLIKQFWGIDIPVRTLGDYLKRWGFSPQKPLKKAWEQNPARVDAWLKEEYPQIKARAKAENAQIFWGDETGIKNTTQHGRSYAPIGKTPVQPLPAKRVSLNMISAITNQGTVRFMLYESMMNAKVLIKFLRALIESTPGKVFLILDNLRVHHAKIVKRWLAKKPVKRYLEVFFLPAYSPELNPDEYLNCDLKNMVHSGPAVRSIDDLKKRTRSCMLTLQRRPERVKTYFRAGHIRYAA from the coding sequence ATGAATACCGACGCACGCAAGCTCAGCACAGAGCAACAGGAACTTCTCAGGCAGCAAGCCATTCGACTCCGTTTGAAAGGCAAAACTTTCCGTGAAATCGGGCAGCTGCTCAATGTTCACCCCGATACTGTTGGACGCTGGTACCAGCGTTATGAAGCCGGCGGCAAGGCGGCCTTGACAGTACAAAAACGGGGCCCCAAGAACAAACCGCGTCGCCTGACCGAGGCGCAGGAGCAGCGTGTCATTGAGGCGGTTAAAGACCAGATGCCGGATCAGTACAAACTGGGTTTTGCGCTCTGGACGCGGCGTGCTATCGCTCAGCTAATCAAGCAATTCTGGGGGATCGACATTCCGGTTCGGACTCTGGGAGACTACCTCAAGCGCTGGGGCTTCTCGCCGCAGAAGCCGCTAAAGAAAGCCTGGGAACAGAACCCGGCCCGGGTCGATGCTTGGCTAAAAGAGGAGTATCCGCAAATCAAGGCGCGCGCCAAAGCAGAGAACGCGCAGATTTTCTGGGGTGATGAAACCGGGATCAAGAATACAACCCAGCATGGCCGTAGCTATGCTCCGATCGGCAAAACGCCCGTGCAGCCACTGCCGGCCAAGCGCGTATCACTGAATATGATCTCGGCGATCACCAACCAGGGGACCGTGCGTTTCATGCTGTACGAATCGATGATGAACGCCAAGGTTCTGATCAAATTTCTTCGGGCACTGATCGAATCTACGCCCGGCAAAGTGTTTCTGATTCTGGATAACCTGCGCGTCCACCATGCCAAGATAGTGAAGCGCTGGCTCGCAAAGAAGCCCGTGAAGCGCTATCTGGAAGTGTTCTTTTTGCCCGCGTACTCGCCTGAACTGAACCCGGATGAATACTTGAACTGCGATTTGAAGAACATGGTGCACAGCGGTCCGGCGGTTCGTTCGATTGACGACCTGAAGAAACGCACTCGATCGTGCATGCTCACATTGCAACGTCGGCCAGAACGGGTAAAAACCTATTTCCGGGCAGGACACATTCGGTATGCCGCATGA
- a CDS encoding IS5 family transposase has product MKKLRSALKTDLFAADQHREKIDRLGDPLAEINLHIDFSALAAAVDQVAPRPVSSQGGRPPFPTETMVRILVLKRLYNLSDEQMEYQLLDRMSYQRFCGLTQVSNIPDRTTIWAFENRIGEAGARALFDGVADQLMRRGYIARGGQIIDATLVPAPKQHIRRHEKDIIEQQATPADWKPAQRRQKDLDATWTKKHGKSHFGYKLSINVDKRYKVIREIETSTASVHDSRHFEQVLDPYNTSRNVYADRGYASQAREADLRQRGNRPEIQRKGARNRPPSDCQKRRNHRIAKIRARVEHVFGAIEQMGGMLIRTIGQARANVKMTMMATCYNLKRLVYLRRARIEAF; this is encoded by the coding sequence ATGAAGAAGCTACGCAGCGCCCTCAAGACCGATTTGTTTGCCGCCGATCAGCACCGGGAGAAGATCGACCGCCTGGGCGATCCGCTGGCGGAGATCAATCTGCACATCGACTTTTCTGCCCTGGCGGCGGCCGTTGATCAAGTTGCGCCACGTCCAGTCAGCTCGCAGGGTGGCCGACCTCCCTTCCCGACGGAAACGATGGTGCGGATTCTGGTGCTCAAGCGGCTATACAACCTGTCCGACGAGCAGATGGAATACCAACTGCTGGACCGCATGAGTTACCAGCGCTTTTGCGGACTCACGCAGGTCAGCAACATTCCGGATCGCACCACGATCTGGGCGTTTGAGAACCGGATCGGTGAAGCGGGCGCCAGAGCCCTGTTTGACGGTGTGGCGGATCAACTGATGCGCAGGGGCTATATTGCACGTGGCGGTCAGATCATCGATGCGACCCTGGTCCCTGCGCCCAAGCAACATATCCGCCGTCATGAAAAAGACATCATCGAACAGCAGGCCACGCCCGCCGACTGGAAGCCGGCCCAGCGCCGTCAGAAGGACCTGGATGCCACCTGGACCAAGAAACATGGCAAGAGCCACTTCGGCTATAAGCTGTCGATCAATGTAGACAAGCGCTATAAGGTGATCCGCGAAATTGAGACCAGCACCGCCTCGGTGCATGACAGCCGTCACTTCGAGCAAGTACTGGATCCCTATAACACCAGCCGGAATGTCTACGCCGATCGCGGCTATGCCAGCCAGGCGCGGGAGGCGGATCTCAGGCAGCGTGGCAATCGCCCTGAAATTCAACGCAAAGGGGCGCGTAACCGTCCACCGTCCGACTGCCAGAAACGGCGCAACCACCGCATCGCCAAGATCCGCGCCCGGGTAGAGCATGTGTTCGGGGCCATCGAGCAGATGGGAGGCATGCTGATACGCACCATCGGTCAGGCACGGGCGAACGTAAAAATGACGATGATGGCGACCTGCTACAACCTGAAGCGGTTGGTGTATTTACGCCGAGCCCGAATCGAGGCTTTCTGA
- a CDS encoding DinB family protein, which produces MEFKQQLELLASYNAWMNLKTYEAAARLDSRELARDSGAFFGSVLGTLNHIVVGDTIWLQRFATHPACGLSLRQVADLPPPVSLDQLQFKDLPALTKHRVWLDEQISQWIAGLTENDLEHVLHYRNTKGIAANKRYASLILHFFNHQTHHRGQVSTLLHQAGEDIGVTDLLALIPDEVGV; this is translated from the coding sequence ATGGAGTTCAAGCAACAGCTGGAATTACTGGCTTCCTACAACGCCTGGATGAACCTGAAGACCTACGAGGCTGCGGCGCGTCTTGATTCGCGGGAGCTTGCCAGGGATAGCGGCGCCTTTTTCGGCTCTGTGCTCGGGACCCTGAATCATATCGTTGTCGGGGATACTATCTGGCTGCAGCGGTTCGCGACACACCCCGCATGCGGTCTTTCACTGCGCCAGGTCGCCGATTTACCGCCGCCGGTGTCCCTGGATCAGCTGCAGTTCAAAGATTTGCCCGCTTTGACAAAGCACCGTGTCTGGCTGGATGAGCAGATCAGCCAATGGATAGCCGGGCTCACGGAAAACGATCTGGAACATGTGCTTCATTACCGCAATACCAAGGGCATTGCCGCCAACAAGCGCTATGCCAGCCTGATTCTGCACTTTTTCAATCATCAGACCCACCACCGGGGCCAGGTCTCGACCCTGTTGCACCAGGCGGGGGAGGACATAGGGGTGACGGATCTGCTGGCGTTGATTCCGGATGAGGTGGGGGTGTGA